A region from the Pseudonocardia petroleophila genome encodes:
- a CDS encoding M1 family metallopeptidase: protein MRRIAALMVTAGLALLPACAPAAATAQPEATPGAPGIGDPYFPLDGNGGYAVDRYDLDVTYDPATDVLAGVAQVSARATQGLSAFHLDLSGLEVRGITVDGADAAFTRDGGELVVTPAAPIADGAAFTTVVTYDGVPQLVEDGFGSAGFFATDDGALVVGQPDVAATWFPANDHPLDPAAFTFRITAPDGLAAIANGVLESTTSSGGLTTTTWVAEAPMAPYLAGMAIGAFDVQAYERDGIRYWDAFAPGLGAAGPVARASLARQPEILGYLQEVFGPYPFDVAGGIVDDEPRLEFALENQTRPIYAPSFFSDAVSGDSVVVHELAHQWFGDSLPLARWSDIWLNEGFATYAEWLWAEREGSATVQQQFDAVGALPPDDPFWTVAIGDPGPEGIFDEPVYVRGAMTLHALRTTVGDEAFFRILPEWAATRAGRNVTTADFVAFAEEVSGRQLDDLFTTWLATPEKPAGLG, encoded by the coding sequence ATGAGGCGGATCGCGGCACTGATGGTGACGGCCGGACTGGCGCTGCTCCCGGCCTGCGCGCCGGCCGCGGCGACGGCGCAGCCGGAGGCGACACCCGGTGCGCCCGGCATCGGCGACCCGTACTTCCCGCTCGACGGCAACGGCGGCTACGCCGTCGACCGCTACGACCTCGACGTCACCTACGACCCGGCCACCGACGTCCTCGCGGGCGTCGCGCAGGTGTCGGCGCGCGCGACGCAGGGACTCTCCGCGTTCCACCTCGACCTGTCCGGGCTGGAGGTCCGCGGGATCACCGTCGACGGGGCCGACGCCGCGTTCACCCGCGACGGGGGCGAGCTCGTCGTCACCCCCGCGGCGCCGATCGCGGACGGCGCCGCGTTCACCACCGTCGTCACCTACGACGGCGTGCCGCAGCTCGTCGAGGACGGGTTCGGGTCGGCCGGGTTCTTCGCCACCGACGACGGCGCGCTCGTCGTCGGGCAGCCGGACGTCGCCGCGACCTGGTTCCCCGCCAACGACCACCCCCTCGACCCCGCCGCGTTCACCTTCCGCATCACCGCGCCCGACGGCCTGGCCGCGATCGCGAACGGCGTGCTCGAGTCCACGACCAGCAGCGGCGGCCTGACGACCACCACCTGGGTCGCCGAGGCGCCGATGGCGCCGTACCTGGCGGGGATGGCAATAGGGGCGTTCGACGTGCAGGCCTACGAGCGGGACGGGATCCGCTACTGGGACGCGTTCGCGCCCGGACTCGGCGCGGCCGGGCCCGTCGCCCGCGCGTCGCTGGCGCGGCAGCCCGAGATCCTCGGCTACCTGCAGGAGGTGTTCGGTCCCTACCCGTTCGACGTCGCCGGCGGGATCGTCGACGACGAGCCGCGGCTGGAGTTCGCGCTGGAGAACCAGACCCGCCCGATCTACGCGCCGAGCTTCTTCTCCGACGCCGTCTCCGGCGACTCGGTCGTCGTGCACGAGCTCGCGCACCAGTGGTTCGGCGACAGCCTCCCGCTGGCCCGGTGGAGCGACATCTGGCTCAACGAGGGCTTCGCGACCTACGCCGAGTGGCTGTGGGCCGAGCGCGAGGGCTCGGCGACGGTGCAGCAGCAGTTCGACGCCGTGGGGGCCCTCCCGCCGGACGACCCGTTCTGGACGGTGGCGATCGGCGACCCCGGACCCGAGGGGATCTTCGACGAGCCGGTCTACGTCCGTGGCGCGATGACGCTGCACGCACTGCGCACCACCGTCGGGGACGAGGCGTTCTTCCGCATCCTCCCGGAGTGGGCGGCGACGCGGGCGGGGCGGAACGTCACGACCGCCGACTTCGTCGCGTTCGCCGAGGAGGTCTCCGGCCGGCAGCTGGACGACCTGTTCACCACCTGGCTCGCCACCCCGGAGAAGCCCGCCGGTCTGGGGTAG
- a CDS encoding Clp protease N-terminal domain-containing protein → MTIRVNNLVRLDDLIAAISSVHEEPLERLSGAVIAADALGDVADHLIGHFVDQARRSGASWTEIGASMGVSKQAVQKRFVPKADATANDFARFTPPARGAVVAAQNAAHAAGNDTITPAHLVLGLLAQPGTAAAAAFAAQGVEPDAVRAAATAVLPEPAAEVPALVPFDAPARKALELTFREALRLEHETVGTGHVLLALLEVEDGDGPLTGLGIRRSGVDATPDGELES, encoded by the coding sequence ATGACGATCCGCGTGAACAACCTCGTCCGGCTCGACGACCTGATCGCCGCCATCTCCTCGGTCCACGAGGAACCGCTGGAGCGCCTGTCCGGCGCCGTGATCGCCGCCGACGCACTGGGGGACGTAGCCGACCACCTCATCGGCCACTTCGTCGACCAGGCCCGCCGCTCCGGCGCGTCCTGGACGGAGATCGGCGCGAGCATGGGCGTCTCGAAGCAGGCCGTGCAGAAGCGGTTCGTGCCGAAGGCCGACGCGACGGCGAACGACTTCGCCCGCTTCACCCCTCCCGCCCGCGGTGCCGTGGTGGCTGCGCAGAACGCGGCGCACGCGGCCGGCAACGACACCATCACCCCCGCGCACCTCGTGCTCGGGCTGCTCGCCCAGCCCGGTACCGCGGCCGCTGCCGCGTTCGCCGCGCAGGGGGTGGAGCCGGACGCCGTGCGCGCCGCCGCGACCGCGGTGCTCCCGGAACCCGCCGCGGAGGTCCCGGCCCTGGTCCCCTTCGACGCCCCGGCCCGCAAGGCGCTCGAGCTGACGTTCCGGGAGGCGCTGCGGCTGGAGCACGAGACGGTCGGCACCGGGCACGTCCTGCTCGCGCTGCTGGAGGTGGAGGACGGCGACGGCCCGCTGACGGGTCTCGGGATCCGCAGGTCCGGCGTCGACGCGACACCGGACGGGGAGCTGGAGTCGTAA
- a CDS encoding maleylpyruvate isomerase family mycothiol-dependent enzyme: MPLSRESVWSLVHDERAALVADLADLAPEQWAAPSLCGRWTVEEVVAHLTAAASVGPLRWIRSMVGARFDADRHNARRLAEHRGATPAQTLERFRAVVPSTTAPSGHTPAWLGEVVVHAGDVRRPLGIPHAPSVQAATEVARFFASRDFTVAGRTAVAGLRLEAVDGPFATGEGPAVRGDTVALVMAMAGRGAFCDDLEGPGVATLRGRA, from the coding sequence GTGCCCCTGTCCCGCGAGTCCGTGTGGTCGCTCGTCCACGACGAGCGCGCCGCGCTGGTCGCCGATCTCGCCGACCTGGCTCCCGAGCAGTGGGCCGCGCCCTCGCTGTGCGGCCGGTGGACGGTCGAGGAGGTCGTCGCCCACCTGACGGCGGCGGCGAGCGTCGGCCCGCTGCGCTGGATCCGCAGCATGGTCGGCGCCCGGTTCGACGCCGACCGGCACAACGCCCGCCGCCTCGCCGAGCACCGCGGCGCGACGCCGGCGCAGACCCTGGAGCGGTTCCGCGCGGTCGTCCCGAGCACGACGGCCCCGTCCGGGCACACCCCGGCGTGGCTGGGCGAGGTCGTCGTCCACGCGGGCGACGTCCGCCGTCCCCTCGGGATCCCGCACGCCCCGTCGGTGCAGGCGGCCACGGAGGTCGCCCGCTTCTTCGCCTCGCGCGACTTCACCGTGGCCGGCCGGACCGCGGTCGCCGGGCTGCGCCTGGAGGCCGTCGACGGGCCGTTCGCGACCGGGGAGGGGCCGGCAGTGCGCGGCGACACCGTCGCACTGGTGATGGCGATGGCCGGCCGCGGCGCGTTCTGCGACGACCTGGAGGGACCCGGCGTCGCGACGCTGCGCGGGCGCGCCTGA
- a CDS encoding isochorismatase family protein codes for MTTFPDRPHTALLVVDVQTGVVAEAHDRDAVVGAVAALVDRARRDQVPVVWVQQTNDEFRRGSDGWRIVPELAPADGEPRIEKQHGDSFEATDLAEVLAGLGVGRVVVAGAQTDACIRATLHGAFVRGYDTVLVTDAHTTEDLTAYGAPPPAQVIAHTNLYWGFQSGPGRTATTAVAAEVDLVGAAG; via the coding sequence ATGACCACGTTCCCGGACCGCCCGCACACCGCCCTGCTCGTCGTCGACGTCCAGACCGGCGTCGTCGCGGAGGCGCACGACCGCGACGCGGTCGTCGGCGCCGTCGCCGCGCTCGTCGACCGCGCGCGCCGCGACCAGGTGCCGGTGGTGTGGGTGCAGCAGACCAACGACGAGTTCCGCCGGGGCAGCGACGGGTGGCGCATCGTCCCCGAGCTGGCCCCCGCCGACGGCGAGCCGCGCATCGAGAAGCAGCACGGCGACTCCTTCGAGGCCACCGACCTGGCCGAGGTCCTCGCCGGGCTGGGGGTCGGGCGCGTCGTCGTCGCTGGCGCTCAGACCGACGCCTGCATCCGCGCCACGCTGCACGGCGCGTTCGTGCGCGGCTACGACACGGTGCTCGTCACCGACGCCCACACCACGGAGGACCTCACGGCGTACGGCGCCCCGCCGCCCGCCCAGGTCATCGCGCACACCAACCTGTACTGGGGGTTCCAGAGCGGCCCCGGCCGCACGGCCACCACCGCGGTCGCCGCGGAGGTCGACCTCGTCGGGGCGGCGGGCTAG